The following is a genomic window from Paramagnetospirillum magnetotacticum MS-1.
CGTTGACAGCCCGTTTCTCGCTCGCCGATTGGAACAGCGCATCGGCGAATATGGGATCCATTTGGAATAAACCAATTGTGATCTCGATAAATGCTCGCGCCCACCTCACAGCCTTGGGCAGCACCGGATCGCCCAATCCACAATAGACAAATAAATTCAATCACTGATATCGGCAGAAAAGCTTTAACTGCACGCCAATCCAGTTCCAGTTGAATGCCGCTTATGGATAGACTGTCTAGTCACGCGGCAGGATATAGAGATGTGTCACATATTCACATCATACATTGGCGACTGAAATTTCCGCGCAATTTGCTGCGACAGGATAGATATTTGTACCACAATTTACTCTAGGCATTGAGCGAGATGGCGAAGATTCGGACCTGCGAAACTGATTTAAACCGGGGTGATTGGCTGCGCTGTCGGGCGAGCCAGGCCGAGTGCGAGGTGGTGAAGGGCAAAGCCAAGGCAGCAGGACTCGGGCTGAGTGATTTCATGCGGCGGGCCCTGCTCAGTCACCCGATTCGTGATCACAATGACCTTGCCCTCGTCGCGAGTATACGTGCGGTAGCAGCTCCACTAGCCGATCTCTGTGCCGATGTGCGTATGGCCATAGACCTGGGATTCCCCGACGACCTCAAGGGCATTGACGAGCGCCTAACCAACATCAATCAGGTCGCCCGTGATCTTCTTGAGGCGATCGCACGCTGGTGCATTGACCAGCGAAAGAGCACCTGATGCTGCCCAAGGTCGCCGAGCGCAATGTGGGCGAATCCAGTTTTGATGCCTTGATTCGCTATATCAGCGAAGCGGAAAAAACTCTGCCGCCGACCGGCGGGGAGCCACACATAGCATTTTCGGCGGCCGTTCTCGCGCGAAGCCCGGAAACCGCGGCCATCGAAATGAAGGCATTGGCGATGCAAGCCCGGTCAGACGCCGATCCTGTTTATCATTTCGTACTGGCCTGGGAAACCGAGACCTGCCCCTCTTGGCCGGAGATGATGGCGGCCGGGTGGATGATCCTCGATCTGATGGATCTTGGAGCGCATCTATGCGTATTGGCGGCTCACCACAATACGCAGCACGTCCATCTCCATTGCTCCGTGTGCCTGATCCACCCCCTATCCCTCAGGCCCGCAAGCATTTGGCAGGACTGGCCCCGGCTGCACCATGCCTGCCGCGTCGTGGAACTGGAATTTGGCTGGCCGCAAGACAGGGGATGTTACGAATCGGTCGAGATCGAAGGGCAGTCGGTGATCGTTCCAACAGTTCGTGTAGACTCGATGTCCAAACCGTCGCGGGGTGCCGTCCAGGCAGAGACCTGGAGCGGCAATTCGTTCCAAAAGTCTATTCGGAGACTCACTGGCGCGGTGGCCCACGTGCTCCAGCATGAAGGTGCGGGATGGTCAGAACTCCATGATCTGCTGGCAATGAATGGTGTCGGCCTGAGACCATGCGACGGCGGTGGGTTGCTGATCTCCCTTGCCGCCCGAGATGATCCCCGGCACCAGGCAAAGGCATCGTTATTGGGTAAGGCTGCGTCATGGCCTGCCCTGATCCGAAAGCTTGGAGAATTCGAATCTTCAACTGCGGCATCGGGCGCCGCCATCGACTTTCGCCAACCGCACGATCCTGCTCTCGAGCCACTTTGGAGGTTGTGGGCCTTGGAGCGCGGCAACGCTAGGCTAAACAAGGCGATGGCACCCTATCGTCGCGCGGTTCCGTTGCCTGTGGAGACCTCTTTCCGTATTTGGCTTGATGCAAGAGCCAAAACCGGCGATTCGGCATCGGTCCGAGCGCTGACACGTCTTTCGGCATTGGCCACCTCACTGGACGAAGGTGAAATCAATCTCCCTAATGTCAGACCTGCCCGCCCGGGAATCGATGGCACCATGCCCAGACTGGTCACCATCACAGGCTGTGGGTATCAGCGTCATCACGATGGCAGTATCGAGTATCGGTTACCACGGCACCTCGGATTCATTGACCATGGAGACAGGCTCGTCATCTACGACGTCTCTGAGCCGACGCTGACTCAGGCCCTAGATGTTGCACGTATCAAATGGCCTTCAGGGATCGAGACGTTCGGCGAACCATCGTTCATTCGGCGAGCTGCCCAGATTGCCCTCTCCGCTGGGATTTGTGTGAATAATTCCCCGATGTCGGACGATCCCGCGCTCGGCGCGCGCTTGTCCGAAAGTGAGCGCCGGTTCGCCATCAACATGATCGATCTAACGGAGATTCTGCCAAGGTATGGGTTCGTCCCCGACAATGATGCGGCCCCGGAGTCTGGGCTTCCATTCTCATTGCGCACAGCCGATGGCAGCCTCACCACCATATTCGTTCAAAGGAACACTGTCGGAATATGGCATTGGGTTCAATGGTCCTTTGACGCCCCATTCGGCCTCAGGAATGCGTCGGGAAATGCCGCGCACTTCCTCATCCACTTTGGGTTCGCGCACAACATGGCCGACGCAATGAAGCAACTGGACGAGGAAATCACGCTCCTCCAGGCCGATGCCATCCGCCAGTCCATGGCCATGCGACGCGATGAGGTCAGGCACGACCACACCTCGGCACGGCAGCAATGGACATCGGCTGATCCTTACGAGTTGCGCGGCTACTTGAAGGAAATGGGTATCACCGAAACGACCAAGGGCTGGGCCGGTGATGTCTGCCGCTGTGACGATCTCGGCTATGCTGTTTTCCAACGACGGGATGAACGTGGCCATTCGACGGGGTATGAACGCTATCACCATATCCGTCAGGATCGGTTGTCTGTAGGCGGAAGCCGGAATGGCATCATCGCCATGGGCGACACCCAGTCTCCGGAAAGGATCGTAATTTTTGACAATGCGGTATCCGCGCTGCAAAGCGCGCAGGCGGAGCAACTACCTGCCGCTACTCTATATGTCTCAACCGGTGGAGACGGCGAGAGCAAAGCCCTTCGCCATATGCTCGCCTGCCACCCCTCTGCACTCATTCAGGTCGTCGACAGCCCGTGGCTGTCAACCCGCCTGGAAGATGCCGGCCATTCCATAGAGCGCATTCCCGACACGACCATGGAACCGCATGTGCCAGGACCAATGGCTGCGACCGTCGAGGTCGCTTTCGCTCATGCAATGGCCTCAGATGAGGCTGAGATCACAACCGAAAGAATCGAATTCATTGGGGTTTTGGATGATGCGCTTATTCATCCCCAGCCGAATAGTGGGGATAACCAGATCAACGATCCTTGCCAGGAAGACGCCCGGTCAGACCTAAATGAAACTCTGTTGGATCCTGACGACTACCCAGCACCGTAGCCGCCCCCCCCAAAGCCCGAAGACGCGAGTGCCCCCCACTAATGACCTGGTTGGGCCGGAAGCGGACGGGCGGTAATGGGGGTGCGGTCGTGTATAGCAGACAATCGCAAGTTGAGCCGGATGTTGCGTTATCGGATAACGAAGTTTGGGACAGATCTGATCTCCATGACGCCTTCCGTCTCGCTGGACCTCAGCCCCAGGCTGGAAAACCAAATCGTCATCCGCCAATCGTTGTCGTCCATCCGTCTATGGTGTATCAATGATTGACTTTTTGGGTTGCCCTTTGGGGGTGCTATGTATGCACGCGGTTCGGAATGGCGCCGGTGGGACCTGCATGTCCACACGCCAGGCACGTTGCTGAACGACGGCTTCGGCGATAGGTGGGCAGACTACCTCGCCGCCGTCGAGGCTAGCCCCGTCGCCGTCGTCGGCGTGACCGACTACCTCACAATCCGCTCATACGTCCGGATGAAGGAGCACAAGGAGGCGGGAAGGCTCGGAAATGTCATCCTCCTGATCCCCAACATCGAATTCCGCATCTCCCCGAAGACGGCAAGGGGAAACGCGGTAAACATCCATCTACTCATCTCCCCTGACGATCCCGACCATGTCGATCGGATCGAGAACGCCCTGTCCTACCTGGTGTTCGAGGGCGCCTTCGAGGATAAATTCAAATGCCTGCCGGCCGATTTGGCCAAGCTCGGCAGGGAGACGGGCGGCGCCGACCTCGACCAGGAGGCTGCCATCCGGGCCGGGGCGAACGTCTTCAAGATCGAATTCGACGTGTTCAAGAAATGGTTCGAAGGCCAGCGATGGCTCCGTGAGAACTCCATCGTCGCGGTGGCGGCTGGCAACGACGGTCTGTCCGGCTTGCGGAAAGACGACGGTTGGAAGGCGGTGCATGACAAGCTGTCCCACTTCGTCCACGCCCTGTTCACCGCGACTCCGTCGGACCTGAAGTTCTGGCTCGGAAAGACTGGGAAGAAGGCAGCGGACGATATCCTTCGCCGATACGGGGGGCCAAAGCCGTGCATCCACGGGTGCGACGCCCATGACTTCGGAAGGCTCTTCGAGCCGGACGAGCAACGCTATTGCTGGATTAAGGCCGACCCCACCTTCGAAGGTCTCCGGCAGATTCTTTTTGAGCCCGCCGAACGCGTCCACATCGGACCCAGCTCTCCGGAGATAGCCCTTTCCAAGGCCAATCTGATCTCCTCCATCACCATCGCCGACTCCGACGGCTGGTTTCCCGAGGCGACCATCCCGGTCAATCCGGGCTTGGTGACGATCATAGGCAAGAAGGGGTCGGGCAAATCCGCTCTCGCCGAGATCGTCGCGGTCGCGGCTGAACAGCCTCCGTCGAAGAATGATCCCCGCAGCTTCCTCAAACGGGCGAAGGGGCACTTGAAATCGGCCACCGCCACCGTGAAATGGGCGGATGGTTCCGAGACGAAACAGGTGCTCCAGGCGGCCAACGGTTTTAGCGAACCGAGGGTCAGATACCTCTCCCAGAGTTTCGTCGAGGAGCTTTGCGGAGCCGAGGACGGCGCGGCGAAGCTGGCGTCGGAGATCGAAGCCATCGTCTTTGCGCATCTCGATCCGACCGAACGGCTGAACGCGTCGAACTTCGACGAGTTGCGGAAGCTGAAGGTCGAGCGGGTCGAGCGGCGCCGGCAGGACATCCAGTCGAGGATCGAATCCGCCACCAGGGTCTCCCAGGCCATCCATGAACGGAGGCTGACCCTGGACGACAAGAAGGCGCAGAAAAAGGCCCTCGAAGAGGAGCTCATCGCGCTGACCGCCCAGGTATCCGCCGGGGCGACCGACGCGGAGGCCAAGTTCGCGGAGGATATGGCTGCGCTCCAATCCGCGCTCGCCGAGGCCCAGGCGAAGGCTTCCAACGTGAAGCGGCGGATCGTGACGCTGGACGACGTCGCCGGGCGTGTGGAGGCTTTCCGCAGGGAGGCAGCGAGGTTCCTGAACGAAGTGTCGGTTTCGCTCAAGGCCGTCGGACTCGGCGAGGACGAGATCGGGGCGTTCAGGCCGACCTTCGCTGGCGATCCCGAAAGGATGATCGACGCCCGCAAGGCCGCGTTTGCGACCGAGCTTGCGGGCATCGAGGGCGAAGGCGACCCGCCCGCGGAAGGGACCATCCGTGCGACCTCCGCCGCGTTGGACTTGCTGGCTAAGCGGCAGTCCGACGACCACGCCCGCCGCACCCTGATCCAGACAGCTCAAGTCCGCATGTCGGAGATACGCGCCCAGGCGCAGCGTCTGGATACGGAGATCGGGCAGATCGAGACCGGGGATGCAGCGGCTTTGGAGGCCGCCCGTCAAGATCGCCTGGAAGCCTACCTGGAGCACTTCGATTCCCTCGACCAGGAAGCCCGCATTCTGGACGAACTCTACAAGCCGGTGCGCGAACGCCTCAGCCATGGGCGCGGAAACGAGCGCCAGCTTGAGTTCGAAATCCGGCGTCGGGTGGACGTCGAGGCGTGGCTCGAACGGGGAGAGGGGCTGGTGGATACCAGAAAGACCCTCGACTTCGGGAACATCAAGCGATTTGAGGATTTCGCCGCCTTTGCCCGCGAGGCGTTGGCGCCTGCATGGGAGGCTGGCGACAGGGAACTTGTCAAAACGGCTTTCGCCTTGCTCCTGACAGAAATCCGGACCCGCCCCCAGGGGGACGGCAGCTTCATGAAGAAGAACCGCACTTACACCGATTTCCTCGCCTGGCTTCATGAGGTCCAGCACATCAGCCTCAACTACGGCCTCGTATATCAGAAGACGCCGCTGGAAAAGCTGTCCCCCGGAACCAAGGGCATAGTCCTACTGATCCTGTATCTGGCGATGGTGCAGAACGAGCGCCGGCCGCTCATCGTCGACCAGCCGGAGGAAAACCTCGACAACGAGTCGATATTTGCGGACCTTGCAGCCTATTTCCGGGAGGCGAAGAACCATCGCCAGATCATTCTCATCACGCACAATCCCAACCTCGTGGTGAACACGGACGCCGAGCAGGTTGTCGTCGCCCACTGCGAACGGGGCGAGGACGGCCTTCCTTCGATGAGATATGTCAGCGGATCTCTGGAAAACGCGGCTCCGGACGAACCCGACATACGGGGGCAGGTCTGCCGGATACTGGAAGGTGGCGCCGAGGCATTCAGGAAGAGGGACGAGAGATACCGGCTCGGATGAAGGGGCTTGATGTAAGGGGTTTTCCGCGACATCGATGCGATCCCCTGAACGGCAAGATTGCGCGCGAAACCGACTTGAACGGGCCGAAAGCGGAAGGACAGCTCTTGGAGGCGGTGGCGGTTAAGCTGACATTCAATTGCATGCAACGTCACGGGAACCCCTTCTGGAAAATGTCAAGTTCCGCTCCGGTCGCCCTCGTGTGGCCCATCTGCTGTTGAAAAGCAGGCAACAGCTTCTGGTGTGGAACCAGAGGTGCTAGATTTGGCCGATCGCTGGGGGCCGAAATGACGCATTATGACGGGTTCTATTCCATTCTGTTTCGTGGCACGCATGACTTTGGCGTGGGGGTCATTGTGCTGAACAATGGCGCCATCGTTGGCGCGGATTCGGGCGGGGTGGCCTACGACGGGATCTTCTACGAGGACCCGGAAAGGCGTCGGGTCGTCCTGAAAATTACCGCTACCGTTCCGCCCGGCGTGGAGTTGGTGCAAGGGGTTCCTGCACAGCAGCGCCCCTATACCTTCAAAATCGAGGCGGCCGTCCCCGACGATCTTCGGCGCAGTGAGGCTGCCGCCGGGATTCAAACGCCATTTGGCCCGGTCAACGTCATCTTCCGCCGACTTCGATCACTGCTGCCGCACAGCCATGACTGAAACCATCAAGGCGCCATGCAGTACCTGCTTCGGTGAGCGCAACCACGAGATCCTTCTTGTCGTCGAGGTGCCGATCGCCAAGGTTGACGAGGAAGGCGTGGAGCGGAATGAGGTTCTCCAGTGCGCCGGATGCGAAACCGTTGTCCTCCGGCGAACTACGTCAACCAGGCGCCCAGGCGAGGATCAGGCCATCAATGTGAGGGAGGCTTATTTCCCCCCAACGACGTCGCGGCGGGTGCCGATCTGGCTGGACGATCTGGGGGACGACACCTCAAGGGATCTGCTTGAGCAGATCTATGTGGCGACGCAAAACGATCTGAATCGGCTGGCGGCCATGGGGATTCGCGCGCTTGTCGAGCACGTTATGGTGAAGGAGGTGGGGGACCAGGGGAGCTTCGGCATCAACCTTCGGGCATTCCACGAGGCAGGACACATCAGCGCAGCCGCGAAGGGGGTATTCGAGGTGATCCTGGAAGCTGGGCACGCCACCATGCACCGGGCATATGATCCCTCGGATCAGGATATCGACACCCTGCTGGATACGGTGGAGACCATGGTGGAACAGGTCTATATCCATCCGATCCGGGCCGAGGAGATGAAGGGGCGCATTCCACCGCGTCGCCGGTAGGGTGTCCCGGTGACGGCAAATTGCCCAGCCGGTGGCGCGGGACAAAGCCAAGTCCATCGCCGAGCTGTTGCCGGTGGCTCTCGATCGCCGGCAGCAGGTGGGTGCCCGCTAAGCCGGCGTTGGAATGTCGAAGACCAGTACAGCCAGGTGCAGTTCCCGGACATCATCGGTGTTTTGGCAAAACACGTAGCGGTACGATGTCGGCGATGCCGCGGGGAGTGCCCGTTTGAAGCTTGGGTGCTTTTCGGTAGCCGCCCGGATGGTTACCAGGACCTCAGAGAAATTCTTATTCCGATTGAAGATAATAATCGCTGCCTTGGTATCGCGCCACGTCAAGTACGAGAGCAACTGGTCGATGGTTGCCAGGTATCCTTTTTCTCCGTGCCAAAACTTGCATTCGCCGATAAAGACGTTTCTCTCGCCAGAACGAATGAGGATGTCCGTTTTTCCGGCGGCGTTGAATGTTTCTCCAGTCACAGAATCATAATGACTATTTAGAGGAACAAGGATGCTGTCGCGCAGTTCCTCTTCTCCGAACTTTGCAAATGTCGACGGGCTGCGTTCCAACATTACGGCCAGCCTGCCGATCACCTCAAGGATGTGCTCGAACTCGGCTATCTCCAGCACGGGCTCGGGCTTGAAAGGTTGCTTCGGGACCGGCGGCGGAGTGAGGTTGATCCTCTTCCGAACCTCGGGGGCGGCATAGGTCAATGCGTCGTCGGGCCGCCGCTTCATCGGCAGGCCAATGCCGGCCACAATATTGTGTTGCTCCATGAGGCGTTGCTTACGGTTAGCCAATACCTGTCGGGCAAAACTAGGCATCCGTCTATTCCAGGCGTCGAAGTCGCTCCTTAGGTAGCCCAGGTGTGCATTTATGTCTTTGATCAGCCTGTTCATATCGGCCTTGATGCGTTCGCCATCAAGTTTGACATCGGAAAAGCGCAAAATAACGGTGCCGTTTTCAACGGAAATCCTGGGCGGCGACATGGTGAAGGTGGAGCCCCGGACGTGGAAAAGATCGGGGTCGCCGGTATGAGGAACACCAATCACCACCTCGTGTCCCGGGACATGCTGTCCGCCCCGCCCATCGTGGAAACCGTAATCGAAGCGGTGACTGACGTCGATCTGGGTTTCGCCTTGGCGCTCGATGTAGGCCTCGTCAGCTTTAAACGTGGGGACATCCAACGTATATTTTTGGATGAGGTAGCCGAGGAGATCGTCTTCGGGGGTGGCGAGGACTTGATTGGCGGGGAACTTTTCGACCTCTTGCCGGATCAGGCCTTCGTAGGCGCTGATCATAGAAAAGCTGTCGCCTTTATTCCCCATAAGGAAGACGTCGCTGTGCCCCCGTATGCGCATGGTGTTCTCCGGCCAATGATGATGGCACTACCAGTGGTCAATATCACCATAGTAACATCTATAGGCTGTTGCAGCTTGAATCTTTCTATCCAATAATGGGGGGCGACCATGTCCACTTTCAAAGTTGTGCAGCCTCATGCCATACGTCTTGGGCGGGCGCAAACCGGTCGGAGCCGCGTGTGCAGCGCTGAGAATTAAAGCTACTTCTACCCATCCGGACAATGGCAGTGCAGAAAACAACATTCTTTCCACATGATGGACTCTCTCAACACAACTCAAATCGCCATACTGATTAGATTGAAACAGCGTGTGAATTTCATCATGACAACCCAGAACATTTTTTCTCAACTTTCACTCGGGCCAACATTTTCAAGCCATCTGATCGCGGTCCAGTTCACCGAGAACCCTGCCGCAAGCTTTGGTACCGATACGGCCATTGGGGCCGTGGTTCAGATGCCCCGCACAACGTCGGCGGCATTCACCTATATGACCGTGCGCCAGGCAGCTGACGAGCTCCAGGTCCAGCGCAAAACCGTTTATGAATGGATCAAGTCTGGCCTCGTGCGGGCTGGCATCCTGCCCGGCGGAACCGAATACCGGATCCACCGCGGTGACTGGGCCATCTTCCTGGATAGCTTGTTCACCCAGGGCGGACAGCTATCAGCTCGGCGGCCTTTGAAGCCTCCTTGCCCCACCATTGAGGAAGATCATGGCTCCTCCCCTCGCCTGCGGCTCAAGCCGGATTTCTTCACCCTGGGCGCCGAGGGCCGTCGGGCCGGAAAGAGCCTTTAGCGCATTTCAGGACAAACTCTGTCCTGAAATCTGTCCTGGAATCTGATTCATGCTACAATGGCGCCTTCACATCATGATGGAGGTCCGCCATGGGACGAGCATCGAAGCCACCACGGCTCGTAATAAGGGGAGCCAGCTGGTACATCGTCGATGAAGGCCAGAAGATCGCCTGCGGCACCCGCGACGAAGGCGAGGCTCGGCGCGCCCTGGCGCAATACGAAGCTGGCAAGGCAACAGCAAACCATCGCGCAAAGGCTGGCGTTCCATCGGCGAACGCAGATGTGCTGATCAAACACATCCTTGAGGGATATGAGGTCAGCCGCCTTAATGATCTGAAGAAGAAGAAAAATCGCGCGGTTTATGGTGAGACTCGGATCGCCCTTTTGAAGCAGGGGATTGACGAAGCCGAGGCACATACACAGGCCGACTTGGCCTCCAAACGGGCGGAAGCAGACGTCACCACCATCGGCAATGAT
Proteins encoded in this region:
- a CDS encoding plasmid mobilization protein; this encodes MAKIRTCETDLNRGDWLRCRASQAECEVVKGKAKAAGLGLSDFMRRALLSHPIRDHNDLALVASIRAVAAPLADLCADVRMAIDLGFPDDLKGIDERLTNINQVARDLLEAIARWCIDQRKST
- a CDS encoding relaxase/mobilization nuclease domain-containing protein, with the protein product MLPKVAERNVGESSFDALIRYISEAEKTLPPTGGEPHIAFSAAVLARSPETAAIEMKALAMQARSDADPVYHFVLAWETETCPSWPEMMAAGWMILDLMDLGAHLCVLAAHHNTQHVHLHCSVCLIHPLSLRPASIWQDWPRLHHACRVVELEFGWPQDRGCYESVEIEGQSVIVPTVRVDSMSKPSRGAVQAETWSGNSFQKSIRRLTGAVAHVLQHEGAGWSELHDLLAMNGVGLRPCDGGGLLISLAARDDPRHQAKASLLGKAASWPALIRKLGEFESSTAASGAAIDFRQPHDPALEPLWRLWALERGNARLNKAMAPYRRAVPLPVETSFRIWLDARAKTGDSASVRALTRLSALATSLDEGEINLPNVRPARPGIDGTMPRLVTITGCGYQRHHDGSIEYRLPRHLGFIDHGDRLVIYDVSEPTLTQALDVARIKWPSGIETFGEPSFIRRAAQIALSAGICVNNSPMSDDPALGARLSESERRFAINMIDLTEILPRYGFVPDNDAAPESGLPFSLRTADGSLTTIFVQRNTVGIWHWVQWSFDAPFGLRNASGNAAHFLIHFGFAHNMADAMKQLDEEITLLQADAIRQSMAMRRDEVRHDHTSARQQWTSADPYELRGYLKEMGITETTKGWAGDVCRCDDLGYAVFQRRDERGHSTGYERYHHIRQDRLSVGGSRNGIIAMGDTQSPERIVIFDNAVSALQSAQAEQLPAATLYVSTGGDGESKALRHMLACHPSALIQVVDSPWLSTRLEDAGHSIERIPDTTMEPHVPGPMAATVEVAFAHAMASDEAEITTERIEFIGVLDDALIHPQPNSGDNQINDPCQEDARSDLNETLLDPDDYPAP
- a CDS encoding helix-turn-helix domain-containing protein, which codes for MTTQNIFSQLSLGPTFSSHLIAVQFTENPAASFGTDTAIGAVVQMPRTTSAAFTYMTVRQAADELQVQRKTVYEWIKSGLVRAGILPGGTEYRIHRGDWAIFLDSLFTQGGQLSARRPLKPPCPTIEEDHGSSPRLRLKPDFFTLGAEGRRAGKSL
- a CDS encoding DUF4145 domain-containing protein, whose protein sequence is MTETIKAPCSTCFGERNHEILLVVEVPIAKVDEEGVERNEVLQCAGCETVVLRRTTSTRRPGEDQAINVREAYFPPTTSRRVPIWLDDLGDDTSRDLLEQIYVATQNDLNRLAAMGIRALVEHVMVKEVGDQGSFGINLRAFHEAGHISAAAKGVFEVILEAGHATMHRAYDPSDQDIDTLLDTVETMVEQVYIHPIRAEEMKGRIPPRRR
- a CDS encoding TrlF family AAA-like ATPase; the protein is MYARGSEWRRWDLHVHTPGTLLNDGFGDRWADYLAAVEASPVAVVGVTDYLTIRSYVRMKEHKEAGRLGNVILLIPNIEFRISPKTARGNAVNIHLLISPDDPDHVDRIENALSYLVFEGAFEDKFKCLPADLAKLGRETGGADLDQEAAIRAGANVFKIEFDVFKKWFEGQRWLRENSIVAVAAGNDGLSGLRKDDGWKAVHDKLSHFVHALFTATPSDLKFWLGKTGKKAADDILRRYGGPKPCIHGCDAHDFGRLFEPDEQRYCWIKADPTFEGLRQILFEPAERVHIGPSSPEIALSKANLISSITIADSDGWFPEATIPVNPGLVTIIGKKGSGKSALAEIVAVAAEQPPSKNDPRSFLKRAKGHLKSATATVKWADGSETKQVLQAANGFSEPRVRYLSQSFVEELCGAEDGAAKLASEIEAIVFAHLDPTERLNASNFDELRKLKVERVERRRQDIQSRIESATRVSQAIHERRLTLDDKKAQKKALEEELIALTAQVSAGATDAEAKFAEDMAALQSALAEAQAKASNVKRRIVTLDDVAGRVEAFRREAARFLNEVSVSLKAVGLGEDEIGAFRPTFAGDPERMIDARKAAFATELAGIEGEGDPPAEGTIRATSAALDLLAKRQSDDHARRTLIQTAQVRMSEIRAQAQRLDTEIGQIETGDAAALEAARQDRLEAYLEHFDSLDQEARILDELYKPVRERLSHGRGNERQLEFEIRRRVDVEAWLERGEGLVDTRKTLDFGNIKRFEDFAAFAREALAPAWEAGDRELVKTAFALLLTEIRTRPQGDGSFMKKNRTYTDFLAWLHEVQHISLNYGLVYQKTPLEKLSPGTKGIVLLILYLAMVQNERRPLIVDQPEENLDNESIFADLAAYFREAKNHRQIILITHNPNLVVNTDAEQVVVAHCERGEDGLPSMRYVSGSLENAAPDEPDIRGQVCRILEGGAEAFRKRDERYRLG